One window of Bos javanicus breed banteng chromosome 1, ARS-OSU_banteng_1.0, whole genome shotgun sequence genomic DNA carries:
- the ARL14 gene encoding ADP-ribosylation factor-like protein 14: MGLLNSKKPKAKQARILLLGLDSAGKSTLLYKLKLNKDIVTIPTVGFNVEMIELAKGVSLTVWDVGGQEKMRATWGLYCENTDGLVYVVDSTDTQRLEDSRKEFEHILKNEYIKNVPVVLLANKQDMPGALSAEDITRMFKVKQLCSDRNWCVQPCCAVTGDGLMEGFQKLTGFVKSHMKSRGDTLALFKQH, translated from the coding sequence ATGGGTCTGTTGAATTCTAAAAAGCCTAAAGCCAAGCAAGCCCgaattcttcttctgggacttgaCTCTGCTGGGAAGTCTACTCTCCTTTACAAATTGAAGCTTAATAAGGATATTGTGACTATCCCAACAGTAGGTTTCAATGTGGAGATGATTGAGTTGGCAAAAGGTGTCTCGCTCACGGTCTGGGACGTTGGAGGACAAGAGAAAATGAGAGCCACGTGGGGCCTCTACTGTGAGAACACTGATGGGCTAGTGTATGTTGTGGACAGTACAGACACACAGCGACTTGAAGACTCCAGGAAAGAGTTTGAGCACATCTTGAAGAATGAGTACATTAAAAATGTGCCTGTGGTCCTGTTAGCCAACAAACAAGATATGCCTGGAGCTCTAAGTGCCGAGGACATCACCAGGATGTTCAAAGTGAAGCAACTCTGCAGTGACCGGAACTGGTGCGTGCAGCCCTGCTGTGCCGTCACTGGGGACGGGCTAATGGAGGGGTTCCAGAAGTTAACTGGATTTGTGAAAAGCCACATGAAATCAAGAGGAGACACTTTAGCACTCTTCAAGCAGCACTGA